The Rhodobacter sp. 24-YEA-8 DNA segment GTCGGCCAGGGCGCCAAACCGGGCGGCGGCGGCATGCTTCTGGGGCAGAAGATCTCGGACCGGGTTGCCAAAATGCGCAACCTTCCCAAAGGCATCGACCAGCGCTCGGCCTGCCGTCACCCCGACTGGACCGGCCCCGATGACCTCGAGATCAAGATCCTCGAGATCCGCGAGATCACCGGCTGGGAGAAGCCGATCTATATCAAGATCGGTGGTGCACGGCCCTATTACGACACGACGCTGGCGGTCAAAGCGGGCGCCGATGTCGTGGTGATCGACGGTATGCAGGGCGGCACCGCCGCAACCCAGGACGTGTTCATCGAACATGTCGGCCAGCCGACGCTCGCCGCACTGCCCCAGGCGGTCAAGGCGCTGCAGGATCTGGGCATGCATCGCAAAGTGCAGCTGATCGTCTCAGGCGGCATCCGCACCGGCGCCGATGTGGCCAAGGCACTGGCGCTTGGCGCCGATGCGGTCGCAGTCGGCACCGCCGCGCTGATCGCGCTTGGCGATAATGACCCGCATTGGGAAGCCGAATACCAGAAGCTCGGCACCACCGCCGGGGCCTATGACGACTGGCATGAGGGCAAGGATCCCGCCGGCATCACCACCCAGGACCCCGAGCTGCAAAAGCGCCTCGACCCGGTCCAGGCGGGGCGGCGGCTCGCGAATTACCTCAAGGTGATGACGCTGGAGGCCCAGACCATCGCGCGGGCCTGCGGCAAGAACCATGTCCATAATCTCGAACCGGAGGATCTCTGCGCGCTGACGGTGGAATCGGCCGCCATGGCGGGCGTGCCGCTCGCGGGAACCAGCTGGATCCCGGGGCGCGGCGGCTACTGAACTGCTTTGGAAAGCCGGTCCGGATCTGGGCCGGCTTTCCTTTTCACAACATCAGGCCAGCCCCTCGACGGGCCAGCTGTATCAAAACAACAGGGAATCGAACAAAATGGCCTTGGACAAAGGGCAAAGCGCAAAGCCGCAGACCGGTGCCGAACTGAAGGCTTATGCCGAAGAGCGCGGCATCCGCTATTTCATGATCTCCTTCACCGATCTCCTGGGGTATCAGCGCGCCAAGCTGGTGCCGACCTGCGCGATCGAGGGCATGTGCCAGGATGGCGCCGGTTTCGCAGGCTTTGCGACCTGGCTCGACGTCACCCCGGCGCATCCCGATATGCTGGCCGTGCCCGACCCCTCGACCGTGATCCAGCTGCCCTGGAACCCCGAGATCGCCTGGGTCGCCTCGAACCCGGTCATGTCGGAAAAGCCCCTCGACCAGGCGCCGCGCAATGTGCTGCGCAAGCTGGTCGATGAAGCCGCCGAGCTGGGCCTGCGCGTCAAAACCGGCGTCGAGCCGGAATTCTTCCTGCTCAACCCCGATGGCTCCGCCGTCGCCGATGAATTCGACGATGCGGTCAAGCCCTGCTATGACCAGAACGCCATCCTGC contains these protein-coding regions:
- a CDS encoding FMN-binding glutamate synthase family protein → MKDEQKTIPQTVPRQSWTYSQEINSEIRRAAATGIYDIRGGGAKRKLPHFDDLLFLGASISRYPLEGYRERCETKVVLGTRFAKKPITLDIPITIAGMSFGALSGAAKEALGRGATLSGTSTTTGDGGMTPEERGHSKTLVYQYLPSRYGMNPDDLRRADAIELVVGQGAKPGGGGMLLGQKISDRVAKMRNLPKGIDQRSACRHPDWTGPDDLEIKILEIREITGWEKPIYIKIGGARPYYDTTLAVKAGADVVVIDGMQGGTAATQDVFIEHVGQPTLAALPQAVKALQDLGMHRKVQLIVSGGIRTGADVAKALALGADAVAVGTAALIALGDNDPHWEAEYQKLGTTAGAYDDWHEGKDPAGITTQDPELQKRLDPVQAGRRLANYLKVMTLEAQTIARACGKNHVHNLEPEDLCALTVESAAMAGVPLAGTSWIPGRGGY